Proteins encoded in a region of the Penaeus vannamei isolate JL-2024 chromosome 30, ASM4276789v1, whole genome shotgun sequence genome:
- the LOC113807231 gene encoding carotenoid-cleaving dioxygenase, mitochondrial, translating into MGPHNQEKPVEKTAEGAAELAPASASASSPPPSLVWLRSCEKETVTPVEGKQSGRVPKWLSGRLTRNGPGRVQYGKTRFNHLFDGSSYLHQFNIASGKVTYQSRYLQSDTYKRNTEADRIVVSEFGTVAYPDPCKTILQRFMSKFEPPGKNASDNCVVSVMHLGDEMYALTETPHLRRVDPATLECVGDRTKLEEYIAVNQATAHPHVDPDGTVYNMGNSFSGKKGPTYNIIKFPPAKEVDGEVISSLEQAEIVASVPCQWRMYPSYYHSFGMSDEYFIFVEQPFVFSLRKFLFNHFLGKPYLGAIEWYPDQKTKFRVVKRETGEVLKTAYTADAFLTFHHTNAYEKDGQLVVDLAAMDDGQVIHQVMLNNLADPEFESPPATMPTHRRFVLPLNVEDSAVDSNLVTLPGTKCTAFKRQSGEVEVQGEVIADQYFDLPRINYRYNGKEYKYAYGVEINPKGTEFAKLVKMNVNTGETKTWHEEGKLVSEPVFVAAPDATKEDQGAVLSTLLSKEDPTFVALLVLDPAKWTEIARVVFKAQGTVTPTFHGQFAGTNEKVHLF; encoded by the exons ATGGGGCCCCACAACCAAGAGAAACCCGTCGAGAAAACCGCGGAGGGCGCCGCAGAGTTAGCCCCAGCGTCGGCCTCCGCCTCCTCGCCGCCTCCTTCGCTGGTGTGGCTGAGATCCTGCGAGAAGGAGACCGTCACACCCGTCGAGGGGAAACAGTCAG GGCGTGTGCCGAAGTGGCTGAGTGGCAGGCTGACCCGCAATGGGCCCGGAAGAGTCCAGTACGGAAAGACCCGCTTCAACCACCTGTTCGATGGCTCGTCCTACCTCCACCAGTTCAACATCGCCTCCGGAAAGGTCACCTACCAGTCAAG GTACCTGCAGAGCGACACCTATAAGAGGAATACAGAAGCCGATCGAATTGTGGTCTCGGAGTTCGGTACAGTGGCGTATCCGGACCCTTGCAAGACCATACTGCAGAG GTTCATGAGCAAGTTCGAACCGCCAGGCAAGAACGCATCCGACAACTGCGTGGTGAGCGTGATGCACCTCGGCGACGAGATGTATGCGCTCACGGAGACGCCTCACCTGCGGCGTGTGGACCCCGCCACGCTAGAGTGTGTGGGCGACAGG ACGAAACTGGAAGAATATATCGCTGTGAACCAGGCCACAGCGCACCCGCATGTCGACCCAGACGGCACTGTTTACAACATGGGCAACTCGTTCTCTGGGAAGAAAGGCCCAACATACAACATTATCAAATTCCCTCCGGCGAAGGAGGTCGATG GGGAGGTGATCTCTTCTCTCGAACAAGCGGAGATCGTGGCCTCCGTCCCCTGCCAGTGGAGGATGTATCCCTCTTACTACCACTCCTTCGGCATGTCCGACGAGTACTTCATTTTCGTGGAGCAGCCCTTCGTGTTCAGCTTGAGGAAGTTCCTCTTCAACCACTTTCTGGGGAAGCCATACTTGGGGGCCATTGAGTGGTATCCCGACCAGAAG ACTAAGTTCCGTGTAGTGAAACGAGAGACAGGAGAAGTTCTGAAGACGGCGTACACTGCAGACGCTTTCCTGACCTTCCACCACACCAACGCCTACGAGAAGGACGGCCAGCTGGTGGTCGACTTGGCGGCCATGGACGACGGCCAG GTAATTCACCAGGTGATGCTCAACAACCTAGCGGACCCGGAGTTCGAGTCTCCTCCGGCCACCATGCCAACACATCGGCGCTTCGTTCTGCCGCTCAATGTCGAGGATTCGGCCGTCGACAGTAACCTGG TGACACTCCCCGGCACCAAATGCACGGCCTTCAAGCGCCAGTCTGGAGAAGTGGAAGTCCAAGGGGAGGTCATCGCCGACCAGTACTTCGATCTTCCTCGCATAAATTACCGGTACAACGGGAAGGAATACAAGTACGCTTATGGAGTCGAGATCAATCCGAAGGGCACGGAGTTTGCGAAG CTGGTGAAGATGAACGTGAACACGGGCGAGACAAAGACCTGGCACGAAGAGGGAAAACTGGTGAGCGAGCCCGTGTTCGTGGCCGCCCCCGACGCCACCAAGGAAGACCAAGGTGCCGTCTTGTCTACTCTTCTCAGCAAG gaAGACCCGACGTTCGTAGCCCTGCTGGTTCTGGACCCTGCCAAGTGGACAGAAATAGCCCGCGTGGTGTTCAAAGCTCAGGGCACAGTCACTCCCACCTTTCATGGACAGTTTGCTGGTACCAATGAAAAGGTCCATCTGTTCTAA